Proteins from a genomic interval of Trichoderma breve strain T069 chromosome 2, whole genome shotgun sequence:
- a CDS encoding fungal specific transcription factor domain-containing protein, whose translation MEHTLAIVTNEDFTQSDDNSMSPDEGSYDGMVLPSPSPTETAWRAGISTAPLQMGQLSPVSSNTDANLDNSSVPPMAHHSASSSSCVDSWNPSYANPDEGEEDWDWEQGSEEALAIPKLEPIDDDINLEDVIAAPLSQTPPNELLGGPQLKQKRPRGRPRKHPLTPIVSANKVTKGRSKTGCITCRKRKKKCDEAKPRCMNCEKNAVVCEGYHEKQVWKSGRERAEEVERQRWENLPIITMQPIFHGVETTEDKIFWKHYVNHFSNVLTVEGEAKNAFKDIILQLANRHQGLMHSILAASSKHIDWDTPYGMKILQNNPSTSKETLEQRSEYHHDEGMRRMYAEMNEETDKNDPEYKTILAARYGQMMCLLLQTRAEGNPRGDHRVHLQAYKFLVQHSPPEDTNFLTFITEFFQYHIYADDLFWYPEKKTERLASEDWEPTMPIHPPRLLGVADGLFRHLSEITSIRNAIRVNMANAVDPLVDYTSLYKAAEIDAAIREWTPRWPSGDSRDRVGLLYKQMLWVYLFRTIYPPSALPGRRSTIGSLPTVVFSSMPSNPQPRRASMAAAIGTTAASPLMGAGNPFSRSKTTHSAPSTRHPSRTSSMHEGDLPSEAQRQRPSSPPPARRPAQDDKRITLAVDESLGLLESFKPSDPSQTLLLIPCLVIGTACFEPDQRYRIKAAVRAVRGYTGLKNCDRVLELLEEVWALMDQGDWVAVWDWQRVARRMGLDFPCT comes from the exons ATGGAACATACGCTCGCCATCGTGACGAACGAAGACTTTACCCAGTCAGACGATAACAGCATGTCCCCCGATGAAGGATCCTATGATGGGATGGTGTTGCCATCGCCGTCTCCTACAGAGACAGCGTGGAGAGCAGGCATTTCCACGGCACCTCTTCAGATGGGGCAGCTCTCGCCGGTGAGCTCCAATACCGACGCCAACCTAGACAACTCGTCTGTCCCGCCCATGGCCCATCATTctgcatcgtcgtcgtcctgtGTAGACTCTTGGAACCCCAGCTATGCCAATCCGgacgagggcgaagaagattgggACTGGGAGCAAGGCTCTGAAGAAGCACTCGCCATTCCAAAGCTAGAACCGATCGACGACGATATCAATTTGGAGGATGTAATCGCAGCCCCTCTGTCGCAAACGCCGCCGAACGAGCTGCTCGGAGGTCCCCAGCTCAAGCAAAAGAGACCCCGTGGACGACCGAGGAAACATCCCCTGACCCCGATAGTCAGTGCGAATAAAGTGACCAAGGGCCGCTCCAAGACTGGATGCATCACCTGTAggaagcgcaagaagaagtGTGATGAGGCAAAACCAAGAT GCATGAACTGTGAGAAGAACGCCGTCGTCTGTGAGGGATACCATGAAAAGCAGGTTTGGAAGAGCGGCAGGGAAAGGGCTGAAGAGG TAGAACGACAGCGATGGGAGAACCTACCCATTATAACCATGCAGCCCATCTTTCATGGCGTGGAAACCACCGAGGACAAGATATTTTGGAAACATTACGTTAACCACTTCAGCAATGTGTTGACGGTTGAAGGAGAGGCCAAGAATGCCTTCAAGGACATCATACTGCAACTCGCCAATCGGCATCAGGGCTTGATGCACTCGATCCTTGCGGCTAGCAGCAAGCATATCGACTGGGACACGCCTTATGGCATGAAGATTCTTCAGAACAACCCTTCCACGAGCAAAGAGACACTGGAGCAACGCTCCGAGTATCACCACGACGAAGGCATGAGACGGATGTATGCCGAGATGAATGAAGAGACGGACAAGAACGACCCTGAGTACAAGACAATTCTGGCTGCTCGGTACGGCCAGATGATGTGCCTACTCCTTCAGACTCGAGCCGAGGGCAACCCGCGAGGGGACCACAGAGTTCATCTCCAGGCGTACAAGTTCCTAGTGCAGCACTCACCTCCAGAAGATACAAACTTTCTCACCTTCATCACGGAGTTTTTCCAGTATCACATTTATGCCGACGATCTCTTCTGGTACCCtgaaaagaagacggagcGCCTCGCTTCGGAAGATTGGGAGCCGACGATGCCTATTCATCCTCCACGCCTACTGGGAGTCGCTGATGGGCTATTTCGCCACCTTTCCGAGATTACCAGCATTCGAAACGCAATCCGTGTCAACATGGCCAACGCTGTCGACCCCCTTGTGGACTACACGAGTCTGTACAAGGCTGCTGAGATTGATGCCGCCATCAGGGAGTGGACACCACGCTGGCCTTCCGGCGACAGCCGTGATCGTGTCGGGCTGCTGTACAAGCAGATGTTATGGGTCTATCTGTTCCGGACGATATATCCTCCCTCGGCCCTTCCTGGCCGTCGTAGCACCATTGGCTCACTACCCACGGTTGTGTTTTCTTCAATGCCGTCGAACCCACAGCCGCGACGAGCTTCGATGGCTGCGGCCATTGGCACCACGGCTGCTTCTCCGCTCATGGGAGCGGGCAACCCTTTCTCCCGTTCGAAGACCACGCACAGCGCTCCATCTACTCGTCATCCCTCAAGAACTAGCTCTATGCACGAAGGAGATTTGCCATCCGAGGCACAGAGACAGCGGCCTTCATCTCCGCCACCCGCCCGTCGACCGGCACAAGATGACAAGCGGATCACACTGGCAGTTGACGAATCGCTGGGGCTTCTGGAATCATTCAAGCCCTCGGATCCATCACAGACTCTCCTTTTGATCCCATGCCTGGTGATTGGAACGGCTTGCTTCGAACCCGACCAACGATACCGCATCAAAGCAGCCGTCAGGGCAGTGCGAGGGTATACAGGCTTGAAGAACTGCGATCGCGTCCTGGAGTTGCTTGAAGAAGTGTGGGCGCTCATGGATCAAGGCGACTGGGTGGCTGTTTGGGATTGGCAAAGGGTCGCGAGGCGAATGGGTCTCGACTTTCCCTGCACATGA